Genomic segment of Passer domesticus isolate bPasDom1 chromosome 4, bPasDom1.hap1, whole genome shotgun sequence:
ATCTTGAACTCTGCTTATCTGGCAGTGGAATATATAGACTCCTTCTTACCCGACAATCCCCTACAACAACCATTTAAAAATGCCTGGAATTACATGCTGGATAACTACACAAAGTTCCAGATTGCAACTTGGGGATCACTTATAGTTCATGAAGTTTCATACTTTTTGCTCTGTGTACCAGGATTTATCTTTCAGTTTATACCGTACATGCAAAAGTATAAAATTCAACAGGTAAGAGAAAGTTATGAAGTATACACTGACTTGTCTTTTATTAGtaaatttattagtaattactTTTATTAGTAAATTTACTCTGTGTAtgaggagagaaagagaaatggatattagggaagaaaaggaattttttttctcctgaagaaGAGTTATGCTTTTCCCCATGGTGTTATAGAGAGGAAAGGGCATGTCAGTCTTATTGTTAGTAGTTTTACATACATGGTTGCTTATATCAGCAAGGAAAGGTGAATAGAATACTGGCATCTGGTGCTAGAGGTGTGTCTTAGTAGTATGAAATAGTTGCatggtgtggtttttttaatagcagTGAACTTCTTCAAAGTACTTCTATGCACATCCCCTTGAAaagattttgaaaatttttgaCAATGAAGAAAGCCTGGGATGGATTGCACACTCCTAACTGGGGGCAAAGGCACATCCAGGCACATTGGTTTCCCCTAGTTCATTGTAATTTGAATTAGAAGTTAATAACAGCAGCTTCTAAAGTTGCAGTAATTGATAGAATGTCTCCCTGCAAAAACTGAATGTTTTCAAGACAACTATTTCTTCAAAAGCTTGTCTCTTCAGCCTCTATTATTTTAGCAATGGAAATGCATTCTGTGGTGTGAAGAAGTAAAGAAAACTTGGATTGTGTTAAACTGTTGAGTATGAAATGTTCCTGCTAACTataaacactgaaaaaacaaaaatagttTGGAGGTGTCTGACAAGACAGCTTATCTTAAAACACTAGCCtagaaaaatgagattttgaTAAAACTGAATCCAATCCCATGTTATTTGTGTTGCTTGAGTTAATCTGTATTACTGGAAGGCATTTGTCTTCCAAGGTGAAATTAAACTGACTCCAAATGAATTTTTGGAGCACTTCACTTGTGTACAACAGAAACATGTAACACAATGAATtctttttgcttcattttagGATAAACCAGAAACATGGGAAAAACAGTGGAAGTGTTTCAAAACCCTCCTCTTCAATCACTTCTTCATTCAGCTTCCCCTGATCTGTGGTACCTATTACTTCACAGAGTATTTTAGCATCCCATATGGGTGGGAAGAGATGCCAAGATGGTATGTAGATTTTTCTGATATGGTGATGCTGAGTTACATACAGCTGGAGGCAGAATATTTAACAATTAGTGTTGTCAACTCTtaataggaaataattttttttggcaATGTAAACTGTGTTTGTTAATCATCCTTCATTTGCTGCTTAGCTGCTGTGAGAGCTAATTAGAATTTTCTGAACTTTTTAAAATGGCCCCAAGCTGTTCTAATCTCTGGGAGAGAAGGGGGATTAGGAGGGAGATTATGGAAGCAAAGCAAAATTCCTGGCTGGGTGGGTTAAATGTTAGACTCTCTGGGGGTTTTATTTATGTAAATTTTTACATTCCTCCTAAGTATCTCTACCTTCCTCCTTGTTTTATTTCATAGCAGTAGAGTGTTCCTCAAAGGAGAATGTACCACCTTCACAGTGTTCTTTTCTTGCACTGAGCTGATGGGCTTTTGAACAAAGCTGGATTAGCTCTAAGGTGCCCCCTTCTCCCCCACTCCCCCCAGCAACAGTAGTTTTTTTCATCTCAGAAGGTCATCTTTCTTGGAGAGCTGTTTGCTCTCTGGTGTAGATGGCTGATGCTGCTCTAGGTTTTTTATCAAGGTCTCACACAGTCTGTGGTTGTTCTCTGTAGACTGCATTTGTAATATTGACATGACAGCTTGTTACACTGACTGTGAGTTAACCTGTGCTAACTCACTTCAGCATATCAACAGATGAGCTGATAAGCACCACAGCTTTTTACCTGGTAAtcagtatttttttatgttaaaGAAGTAGTGCGCTGCTATTCAGTCAGTAATAGGTATAAGCATTTCTGAACATTATTTCAGGAACAGATGTCTGCTAGTATTTTCTATAACTAATAgatcttctgctttttaaaggTATATTCTGGTTGCCCAGTGTTTTGGATGTGCAGTGATTGAGGATGCCTGGCACTATTTTCTGCATAGATTGCTGCATCACAAGAGAATATACAAGTATATCCATAAGGTTCACCATGAGTTTGTTGTATGtattacttgattttttttttctttaataatagCTTTTAGTATATGTTTCATAGAACTTACTTAAACATCTTATTTGAAAGACCTAAGAATTTTGCATTCCTTTGACAGCGTGGTTAGATGCCTTTTCTTAGGCACTTTGTCAAGAGCTGTCAtccattttgtttctgaaaacaCCTCCTGTAATTTGATTTCATTTCAGTGAAATGAGAGATCACACTCTTGCTAAAGTTTGATCATATTTATGAGCAAAGTGAAGTGGACTTTCAAAAATGCACATGTAGGTCTCATTGCTAGGGGAAGGGAAACAGTAGATGTCTGGATTTGGTTGTTCATCAGTTCCTCACCACGTGGGCTGTTACCCAGATCCTGTGAATCCCCAGAACATGATCAGACAGGCAGCTCTTGCACAACCCTGGTGTGTGCATCATGTACTTGATCCAAGGAAGGGATTACAGCTCTGGATGAGGGCCTCTGGAATCAGTATGGCCCATTGTGCAATTCAAATACACAAATTTGTCAAGAGCATGCATTTTGGGTGGTTCTGTATTTAGTGGTGTTGGAGCTGGCATTGAGCACCAGGCAATGAACCACGCTTGGCTGGAGCCAGGTAGGATCCAGCAGTGCTTGCACTTGGTAAATGTACTGCTGTGTTCAGGAGGCACTGCCTGTGGAGCccaggagtcagtgctgtgagtttctgtgctgcagtgtgTAACCTAGGCTGTGCCAAAAGGAAACTGCAAGCTGCTGGGTCACGGATGCTTTATGCATGCTGCCAGCAATAGAGGAGCTTGGTATGGATTGCTGCATGCATATGTACAGacatctgcagcagcagctgctctcttcCTCTTGCTCTTGGCAGCCCCTCAGGTCTCTAGCTGGAGCAGCTTTTGGCCATTATTCTTGAGAGTGGTTGGCAGTTCTCACAGAAGTGATCTGTAGCCTAATGGCTGTTTCACTAAAAACTTTTCCTGACagtaaaaagagatttttttaaagtatccTTAAGACAAAATGGACttactttttttctgatgaTCTTATTTATAACCTTCTGTATTGGGTTAAAATTTTTAAGCTGTTCTCTGTATATTGTGTTCTGTGATTGAAAACTCTTTAGAATGTCTTTTTTTGCTAAACCAAATATAGGAATGACTGgggtgtgtgtatatatgtatatgtttTGTATCAATCTCAAAATCACATTTGAGGGgtacaaatttattttaaaaagtgttcaAAGATGAGaggtttttcatttttattttgataataAATTTCTAAGTGAGTCCTGCTTCTGAGAATATTTTggcttccttctttcttctgcttccaAGACTGGATGTATAGCAAAGCTGATAGGAGCTTGCCAAACACTTTTAATATTCCTGAAATAACGCTTTGACCTGGGGTAATGGTAAGCCTAAACAAAAGTTTTCAATTTTTCAACTAGTAGTGAAGTGTTTGGAATCACTAATAGAGTGATAATCCTTATTACCTTGGAATACTGTTTTTCCAAAGAGGAGCTAAATATATGTGTTATGGCCCTTGCTCAATGACACCATTCCCTTTGCCCACAGCATTGTTCCATTTGTCCCGTTGTAGTCTTGTGGGGTAATGGGAAAGGGAGAGTATTGCAAAATGGTGCTTCTGATTTGGGAGTACATAAAACTGAAAATGGTGACTGTTCCCTGTCTGTTATTTCTTTCTAGTCTCCATTTGGAATGCAAGCAGAATATGCACATCCTCTGGAAACACTCATCCTTGGAGCTGGCTTTTTTATTGGAATTGTTGTTTTCTGTAACCATGTGGTTCTTCTGTGGGCATGGGTGATCTGTCGCTTGATGGAAACCATTGATGTACACAGGTGAGAGAGATGCTCGCTGCTTCTTAAtaattgttttttctcttgtCCCTACATCAAACTCACCTGTCTCTGTCACTGAGATGTACTTTTTATTTTGCACTAAAGTGTGTTTCTGTGTCTTACAAAGAATGAGACAACCTTAAGAGTTAGCACTCTTCTCTGTTTTGAGGTAGTGTTAGCAGCAGGTCTTGCTGATTAAAAGGAGTGTGGACTATCATCTAGAGCATCTCAAGGAGGGTTAGAGAAGCTAGGCACCTGGTTGTGATGTCTAGTTATTGCTATTTGGTGTGCAAGTGATCTTAGGCAGATTGGAACACCAAAAATCAATTACAAGAGGTGATATTCCAGCCAAGAGTtatttctgtttaatattttgtcAGACTGTTTTCTTGCTCAAGAGAAACTTTGTGTTCTGTGACCACTGAAAACACATGCATACAAATGTGTTTAAAACAAATGCAtacatttcttttgtttatttgtttgtttatttattgtcAATAAAAAGGACAAGACTTCATGTTGCTGTAGTAAAACTGACAAATTGGCTCCAAAATCTTAGGGCAAATCCCAGTGGGCTTAGTGTAGTTCATCTGCACATGAATGAGATTTTCTTTGCTGTGTTCAAGAGGCAGGGGACACTAATAGTTTTTTTTGGAAATGATATTATTAACATTTGACCTTGTATTTGTAAATATATTATGAAGCACATAGGGTCTTATTGCAAATTGAGTATCGGACGTTTCAATGGAACATAAGCTACCGGTAAATTAATGGTGTAAAGCATTCCAGGTTTAGTCATGTTTTGCTTGTAGACTTCCTAAAGTATATGTTGTGACATACCATAAACTCATtgataaaaaatacaaatttcctATTATAATTGTCATTTTAGCTTGTTCTCCACGTGGGGGGGTTTATAATGAATTGCCTTGCACTCTCCCCACTAGGTGGTGGTAAGAGGCTTCCCAGTACTACCAAGCAAAGGAGTTGGAATCCCTCTAGAGCACTGTTCTGCTTTTAATCTTACTTTAATCGTATATTTtggattttaaatatttgaagaacttgCAGTGATTTGATATGCTCTctaatgagctgctgtgctgatGGCCATAGCTTATACTTAATGTTACTTCTTGTTCCTCCTTCCTAGAGTCACTCTAAGTTAAAACTGCTAAGCCAGCAGGAAGGCAGCCACTGTGATTTTTTAAGTTACCTGCTTAAAAGTTTTTTGCATTGCCTAGTAAACTGAGCTGAAAAGCAATTGCCAAAGCCATTGTGAGATAATCTACAGTCATTTGGCTAGAAGTGGGGGGAACTTGTCTTCATGTTAAGCCAGTATCATAGTGATTACCTTAGGACCTTAGAATACTATAAAATATACTTCTTTCCTAGAAATGACAAGTTAATGTCTATATTTTGTAGTTTATGTCTCAGAAAAATCCTTACCctagctgctttttttttccctgccctgcagtggCTACGATGTCCCGCTGAACCCTCTTCATTTGGTGCCTTTCTATGCTGGGGCCCGTTTCCATGATTTCCATCACATGAACTTTATTGGCAACTACGCCTCGACCTTCACATGGTGGGACAGACTCTTTGGTACAGACTCTCAATTCATTGCCTatcaagaaaaagagaagaagaaacaaTGCATAACGAATAAGAAGGCTAACTAAATTTCCAGTGTAAAAGTCAacctttgcttttctgtaaAGCAAAATAGTGATTGGGTGTTTAGCATAAATCTTGTTCCCTGGCTACTGAGAGGTAGGGAAAAACAGCTAATTGAACTGCAGTATCTTTCTAATGGGaatgttttctattttataCATAAGTACTGCATATATTTTAACTACAAATTTAAAGATGATGGTAAAAACAGAGACGATTTGTgtctatctttttttttctgacaagaaaaaaacaggttTATCTATAATGTTGCCCATTTTTGGATCCGGGTAGAATTATGTATGTACACCGAAGTTGGTCttagtttttttaaatatatattcttAAATTTATAATATCAAATAGCAGAAGTTATTAACTAGCATCAGCACtgtattatttaaatattgGGTAAAAATTGCTTAAAACCAAAATGTCTGTTACTAGGAAGCTTTGACAGGTCTTTTGCACACTGGATAATGTGAACAGCTAATAACAGAATACCTGGCTAAACATGAGTTATCAGAGACATTCCTGATCTAgatttattatgttattttaGATTACAGGTAAAAAGAAtagaaatttttatttgaagACACTGGTTTTTGCTGCTCTCTTGAAGTTGGTCTGTCAGTGTACTTAGCATTTACATTACATTCTTCTCTGTGTTGTAATTTGCTGATCTGACTTGTTGCTATATTTGCACTTGTGACTGATGAAATAAACGTGGTTTGGTTTGATGCATGTATTATACTTTTCATACGCTTTTAAACACAAAGCTGTGATAAAACCATGTAGGATACAGGGTCTTACTCTTCATCTCTTTAATGAAGAAGCATTATATGTTAGGATTGTTTGCAGCAGTGTTATCTGTTAAACTGCTTACAGAGGCAACAGTGcgaaatggaaaaaaagaacatgtaaattctgctggtttttgttttgaaggACTTGCATACATATCTGCCCATGCAGCAACATCTTTTGGGATGACTGCGTTCTCAGGCTGCAGCTTGATCACAAGCTAGAAGCTCAAAATCTACTGCTTGAGTTGCACTAGTCACAGAAGCAGTAGTATAATATTTTGGAATCAACTAGTAAGTGTTTGTCTGTTGCACAGGAAATAACAGTGAAGTATTTCAGAAGGGCTTAAACTCTTAAAAGATCTTCCACTCTGTACTGTCATGTCAGCTGCTCTTCAGACCTCAAATGCCACTTCATCTACTCGACAAGTCCCTTACACAACTTCACAGTGTTTTGCTTACTCAAGAACACACCTGAATTTTAGTGCTGCTTCACATGCAATTGGTATAACTGTCAAAACAGGCAATCCAGTGAAAGTGCAGATGAGATCAGGCTTCTAACAAAAAGTAAGGTGTTAATGACATGCAGAATGACTCAAATATTACTTGAGATGTGGAAGTAGTTCAGATTCCTTTTTTGTACATGTTTTGTAGGAGCTTTTACTTCTTTATCCCTGTTGAAATTCAGtatttctcctcttccctctAAAAAGGAGTAAAAACAATATATTTGATTATGGCAGGTGAACAGAAGCTGAAATCCCTGTCTTGTTCAGTTTTTAGCAGGGACTGGTACTTAAGCCTTGCTGAATCCATCTGCACTGCCTGCCTGAACTCTCCATGGTGGAAGCAGCCTCTTTAATCAGATTTCAAAGATGGCCATTATCCTCTGCTTTGTCAACTTCCACTCCCATCCTGCAGCTATACTTTGCTTTATTTGACTGAAGCATTAGCCTAAAAACAGAAGGAGCTTTCAGAGCTTCATCTTTTCCCTGTGAACATCATTCTACTTTTTTGTTTTCACCCTGCTGGCTTATGCCTCTGCTCACACTGCTGCAAAATTACACAAAACTGGGAGCCACTTGCTTCAATATTCCAGTAAAGGTGTTTGTAAAAGCTTGGTGTCTCCTTGTCTATTGGAAAGATGAAGCAGAGTGCTAAAAACATGATGGGATTGACTTAAAAAGTTATAATGTATATTCCATTCTTCAgaggtttaaaaataaagaatgcaGTTTAAACACACTATCATCTAGGGAAGCGTGCATGCGGTTTTTCTGGACCTTTTAAAATTAGTTGAATCCACGTTTTTCTGACACCCATTGCTATTTTAgttttttgggttattttataTACATCCTTAGTGTACAGTGTGATCACATCATTGCTTTTGATCTTCTTTCTTTAACAAATCCCTAGAGAATATGCAAGCTGTGCTTTATAAATGTATTTCTTGTGGAACAAAAATGTGCCTGCTGGACCTCTCAACACAGGAGCTTGCATTTGAAAACCACAGGCTTGTTTTCTTCAGGACTCAGATGGACCTGCATTTTACCACCACCCCACTGCTTTTTCAAATGTAGGAGCCTGTATTTATTGCCAAATGTGATGCTAGCGAGTAAATGACCTACCTCATTCCTTTGTGTCTGTTATGCAAATGAAGAATTGTGTTAGGAAATTAGATTTTTTAGATTTTAGGCCTTTGTCAAATAAGACAAAGACTGATTTTCCCCCTCAATATTTTGTGAGAGAAACTATAGAGTACATGCAGATCTGAAAACAAAGAGGTTTTTGTGCAATAGTAAAAAATGATAAACATATGGGTTAACAGTTTTGGGGCTTCACCATGCACAACAAAACCTTACACAATCAGTTGTCCTTTATCTTTTTCAACAAGGAGACAGATTTAACTCTTAAATGTGGTAGGACCGGGGAATCAATGAAggaagaacactttccactacATTATCTTTTCCTGAAAGTCTGGTTTAGTTTAATTAAAGCTCATCAGTGGGAAATAACAGTTTGTACCATGCATTAGGATATGACAATAATTAAGTCCTATGTAAACTATGAATTAATTTCTTGGAGTTAATGTCAAAAAAACCCATGGAAACTGGAAATGTTTATAAACTATAATGATTAGGATTGCAAAATAATCAGCTTTTGGCAGCTGAtatgaaatacaaaataagGTGGTTTGTTTTACACTATCATACAGTGTGccagaaaatattaatattgaTTGATATTATGATTATAAGATTATATTActtcatttattttcctcacAAAGTTATGTTGCATGTTttatgatatttttttaaactgtgatatgtttctagatttttaatgttcttttttGTTGGAAAATTACGTTATTGAAACTTTCATTATGGCTGTTGGTAGTTATTGTTAACCACAGTGTCTGGTTAATTGCCTCCAAATTTCTGCCCCAGTTATGGCTGCctctcctgctctggcagctgcaccCCTCTGGCACATCTGATTCATTGAAACCTGTAACTGGCAGGTCCAGGGAGAAGGCAACTTTGTGTCATTAGTTCTTGCTATAATTTTCTGTCTGTGAAAGTAGTAAACACAGTAGTCAAGTCacttttcaatttgtttttcaCCTGCTCACCAGATGGTATCATCCTCTAGGGTA
This window contains:
- the MSMO1 gene encoding methylsterol monooxygenase 1 produces the protein MAMNDSVNILNSAYLAVEYIDSFLPDNPLQQPFKNAWNYMLDNYTKFQIATWGSLIVHEVSYFLLCVPGFIFQFIPYMQKYKIQQDKPETWEKQWKCFKTLLFNHFFIQLPLICGTYYFTEYFSIPYGWEEMPRWYILVAQCFGCAVIEDAWHYFLHRLLHHKRIYKYIHKVHHEFVSPFGMQAEYAHPLETLILGAGFFIGIVVFCNHVVLLWAWVICRLMETIDVHSGYDVPLNPLHLVPFYAGARFHDFHHMNFIGNYASTFTWWDRLFGTDSQFIAYQEKEKKKQCITNKKAN